The following are encoded in a window of Fischerella sp. PCC 9605 genomic DNA:
- a CDS encoding AAA domain-containing protein, protein MVIYLQANSLNIKTNSEDWGYIFVGSAIDSLIRNLEGNVALESYVEFWERRECANELIYECVGQKPRLFYVRRQGTGKEPTEEIWELIIATDRDDFQLPRRLEKLGKTLRFRAAVKKDGYGGLKILSTQLLQPSRGHADGYAVACCLRLLPNHEHHIGIPPGALARIAAMPVCGNHVPTEDQLKAWKAFLQVEENIARARQFCVRFLSHNYKFGTRRLTFEIDVASATLDGFNQNSLDVENFWERVKRAKNEELKLFETAPTGKNGHNGRELGSIEEVDPKRCIIGVRLERDLTDYIAAKRYQLPTAGFLFFEAAGDLKQIQRKKEALEQLKQGRTQNPYLGNFLFDASQARHIKKTVKLQPEDLLLSSANPGQKAAVETVLAAEDLVLIQGPPGTGKTTVIAEICYQVALRGGRTLIASQANLAVDNALSRLVHNPVIRAVRKGRPEKVGEEGQPFLEDQVIGTWLQNTAIDCETSLAERLNNVRVLRQLLASSQRFKAYLKEEEEFNQKQNELKNAKANLEANCKNQETAYKEALANKTEVDSLIAGLENLLDTAPNVNWENPEFKNLLSRLQIYTEGNILVKKFLENVRTAINYTHELGLTRPALGAFGLAVWLRETVATKISEFRTALNYAQEAAIVMPEVATLVQMFRQNSNYLNQLQTNYQQFLSKQQNLQQTIQIWENRQREIDYIIEAVKEWKYTAYDNLYQILNNCQQTGLELTDELVDLPLGLLMFANTLKLPLVPKNYKIELPDWEPLAKAMAYEVEGRFIDRKGKQYNFSYFLQQNLSQIPIVLSKSDRTQWQQIYQQFNNYQLLTPNQRKLLVENTQFFLGRMQQMYGAAWQPNNIDATLTRITQELLDSILANARKCVIQVKTEAEQQLKHLQNQLNELQKNDITQQQISTAQSQVEKARQDANLKLEQVINTLQELNQQQNVPAKLRIIAEQYLTKQSNIWEKHQEFSTQLHACASCIAQLESLISSLEPFAVLKIIKNSLNEHLPRLEEETKISIQTLEESQRKLRELEQQLQPIPSEKLVAERNWWEIQWQAIPDSFKPEVYFSDLFNLEFLHSIKTKFNSWQKQLQKEENYLNRYQHFIQDWIGKLCNPSERDRNDLRQIYLDNANVVGITCVQAANYNFSQEFKSFDVVIIDEVSKCTPPELLIPALKGKKLVMVGDHRQLPPMLDTSTLEEVAQSMSSTKAELQFLEESLFKSQFEAADESIKQMLTTQYRMHPFIMGAINQFYEGKLECGILEPDTKRAHGLAGKIIQQEQHIIWVKIPEENEFQEQREGTSFFNIREIDVIELLCQQFESVWASRVANGEPKKEIAVITFYGAQLRKIDERLQSELFPSLQIRTGTVDRFQGMERPVVIVSMVRNNSKGDVGFAKKPERVNVAFSRAQELLIIVGCHDLFTYQPGKVGSMYSQVSNIVRRHGGLVDVSRVFC, encoded by the coding sequence ATAGTCATTTATTTACAAGCAAATTCCTTGAACATTAAAACAAACTCCGAAGATTGGGGCTATATTTTCGTAGGTTCGGCCATAGATAGTTTGATCCGCAATCTTGAAGGTAACGTTGCCCTTGAATCATATGTTGAATTTTGGGAGCGGCGAGAATGCGCCAACGAGTTAATTTATGAATGTGTTGGTCAGAAGCCTCGCTTATTTTATGTTCGCCGTCAGGGAACTGGAAAAGAGCCAACAGAAGAAATTTGGGAATTGATCATAGCAACAGACCGAGATGATTTTCAATTACCCCGAAGATTGGAGAAGCTAGGAAAAACGTTAAGATTCAGAGCAGCTGTAAAAAAAGATGGATATGGCGGTTTAAAAATACTGTCCACTCAGTTGCTACAACCCTCACGGGGACACGCCGATGGCTATGCTGTAGCTTGTTGCTTGCGTTTGCTACCTAACCATGAGCATCATATTGGTATTCCGCCAGGGGCGTTAGCACGGATAGCAGCCATGCCAGTCTGCGGCAATCACGTACCTACAGAAGATCAGCTCAAAGCTTGGAAAGCATTTTTGCAGGTTGAGGAAAATATTGCTAGGGCACGTCAGTTTTGTGTGCGTTTTTTGAGTCATAACTATAAATTTGGTACAAGGCGGCTTACCTTTGAGATTGATGTAGCCTCAGCCACACTTGACGGCTTTAATCAAAATTCCTTGGATGTAGAAAACTTCTGGGAACGGGTAAAACGGGCAAAAAACGAAGAATTGAAGTTGTTCGAGACTGCTCCCACAGGAAAAAACGGTCATAACGGTCGCGAACTAGGGTCTATTGAAGAAGTTGACCCCAAGCGTTGCATCATCGGCGTCAGGCTAGAACGCGACTTAACTGATTACATAGCGGCAAAACGTTATCAACTACCAACAGCCGGATTCTTGTTTTTCGAGGCAGCTGGAGACCTCAAACAAATTCAGCGCAAAAAAGAAGCCTTGGAACAGTTAAAGCAAGGACGTACCCAAAATCCCTACTTGGGCAACTTCTTATTCGACGCTTCCCAGGCACGACATATCAAAAAAACTGTCAAACTGCAACCAGAGGATTTGTTGTTATCCTCGGCTAATCCTGGTCAGAAAGCAGCAGTGGAAACGGTACTTGCTGCTGAGGATTTAGTTCTCATCCAAGGGCCACCAGGTACAGGCAAAACTACTGTGATTGCCGAGATTTGTTATCAAGTTGCCCTTCGGGGTGGACGCACTCTCATTGCTTCTCAAGCGAACTTAGCAGTTGATAACGCCCTCAGTCGATTAGTTCACAACCCTGTGATTCGAGCTGTGCGAAAAGGACGACCCGAGAAAGTTGGGGAGGAAGGACAGCCATTTTTGGAAGACCAAGTGATTGGCACATGGCTGCAAAATACAGCTATTGACTGTGAAACCAGTCTTGCCGAAAGGCTCAACAATGTAAGAGTTTTACGTCAATTGCTGGCATCATCACAACGATTCAAAGCGTACTTGAAAGAAGAAGAAGAATTCAATCAGAAACAAAATGAATTAAAAAATGCCAAGGCAAACTTAGAGGCAAACTGTAAAAATCAAGAAACAGCTTACAAGGAAGCCTTAGCTAACAAAACTGAGGTGGACTCCTTAATTGCAGGATTAGAGAATCTGCTCGATACTGCACCAAACGTAAACTGGGAAAACCCAGAATTTAAAAATTTATTGTCACGTCTTCAGATCTATACAGAAGGCAATATTTTAGTAAAAAAATTTTTGGAAAATGTTCGTACAGCTATCAACTATACTCATGAACTTGGCTTGACTCGCCCTGCGCTTGGTGCATTTGGATTGGCTGTTTGGTTGCGTGAAACTGTAGCAACGAAAATTTCTGAATTTAGAACAGCACTCAATTATGCTCAGGAAGCGGCGATCGTCATGCCAGAGGTTGCGACATTGGTGCAGATGTTCAGACAGAATTCTAACTATTTGAATCAGCTACAAACAAATTATCAGCAATTCCTTAGCAAGCAACAAAATCTACAGCAAACAATCCAGATTTGGGAAAATCGCCAACGCGAAATTGATTATATTATCGAAGCAGTTAAAGAGTGGAAATATACAGCATATGATAATCTGTATCAAATCTTAAATAATTGTCAGCAAACTGGTCTAGAATTAACAGACGAGTTAGTGGATTTACCGCTAGGTTTGTTGATGTTTGCTAATACATTAAAATTACCGCTTGTGCCCAAAAACTATAAAATTGAACTGCCAGATTGGGAGCCATTGGCGAAGGCAATGGCTTATGAAGTGGAAGGGAGATTTATTGACCGAAAAGGTAAACAGTATAATTTTAGTTATTTTTTACAGCAAAATTTAAGTCAGATTCCAATAGTGCTATCAAAGAGCGATCGCACCCAATGGCAGCAAATCTATCAACAGTTTAATAATTATCAACTACTCACCCCAAATCAGCGAAAATTGCTGGTTGAGAATACCCAGTTTTTTTTGGGTAGAATGCAACAGATGTATGGTGCAGCATGGCAACCAAATAATATTGATGCTACGCTCACCCGTATTACACAAGAATTACTAGATTCCATCCTCGCAAATGCACGTAAATGTGTTATCCAAGTCAAAACAGAAGCCGAACAACAGCTTAAGCATTTGCAAAACCAATTAAATGAACTTCAGAAAAATGACATTACCCAACAGCAAATATCCACCGCGCAATCCCAAGTAGAAAAAGCAAGACAAGATGCTAATTTGAAACTTGAACAGGTTATCAATACTTTGCAAGAACTTAACCAACAGCAAAATGTACCTGCTAAATTACGAATTATAGCTGAACAATATCTCACCAAGCAATCAAATATTTGGGAGAAGCACCAAGAATTCTCAACACAATTACATGCTTGTGCAAGCTGTATAGCTCAGTTGGAAAGCTTAATTTCATCATTAGAGCCTTTTGCTGTACTGAAGATTATTAAAAACTCTTTAAATGAACATCTCCCAAGACTAGAAGAAGAAACTAAAATTTCTATACAAACACTAGAAGAATCACAAAGAAAACTACGTGAATTAGAGCAACAATTACAGCCAATACCATCAGAAAAATTAGTAGCTGAAAGAAATTGGTGGGAGATACAATGGCAAGCAATACCCGATAGTTTTAAGCCAGAAGTTTATTTTAGTGATTTGTTTAATCTGGAATTTTTACACAGCATTAAAACTAAGTTTAATTCTTGGCAAAAGCAACTCCAAAAAGAAGAAAATTATCTCAATCGATATCAGCATTTTATTCAAGATTGGATTGGAAAATTATGCAATCCATCCGAGCGCGATCGCAACGATTTAAGGCAAATTTACCTAGATAATGCCAACGTCGTTGGTATCACTTGTGTTCAAGCTGCAAATTACAATTTTTCCCAAGAATTCAAATCCTTTGATGTCGTCATTATCGATGAAGTTAGTAAGTGTACTCCACCAGAGTTATTAATCCCGGCTTTGAAAGGCAAAAAGTTAGTCATGGTAGGCGATCATCGCCAATTACCACCTATGCTGGATACTAGCACTTTAGAAGAAGTTGCTCAATCAATGAGCAGTACAAAAGCAGAATTGCAATTCTTAGAAGAATCTTTATTCAAAAGTCAGTTTGAAGCTGCTGATGAAAGCATCAAGCAGATGCTAACTACGCAATATCGAATGCATCCCTTTATTATGGGAGCAATCAATCAGTTTTATGAAGGTAAATTAGAATGTGGTATTTTAGAGCCTGATACAAAACGCGCACATGGTCTAGCAGGTAAAATAATTCAACAAGAACAACATATTATCTGGGTAAAGATACCAGAAGAAAACGAGTTTCAAGAGCAACGTGAAGGAACTTCATTCTTTAATATCCGGGAAATTGATGTGATTGAATTACTGTGTCAGCAGTTCGAGAGTGTTTGGGCTTCTAGAGTTGCTAATGGTGAACCGAAAAAAGAAATTGCTGTGATTACATTTTATGGTGCTCAACTCAGAAAAATTGATGAGCGCCTGCAATCTGAACTTTTCCCTTCGTTGCAAATTCGTACTGGTACTGTTGACCGATTTCAAGGTATGGAAAGACCTGTTGTGATTGTTAGTATGGTTCGCAACAATAGTAAGGGAGATGTAGGATTTGCCAAAAAACCAGAACGGGTTAATGTTGCTTTTTCCCGCGCTCAAGAACTACTGATAATTGTGGGTTGTCACGATTTATTTACCTATCAACCAGGCAAAGTTGGAAGTATGTACTCACAGGTTTCAAACATTGTACGTCGTCATGGAGGTTTAGTTGATGTTTCTCGGGTCTTCTGCTAA
- the gshA gene encoding glutamate--cysteine ligase, with the protein MLLKGFEIEMYTGTPSGEIVGLSDKITASIDGYVREPDSRNVEYITSPSHNYDQLLCAILRPRLKLREYLQQLGNYTLIPGSTLSLGGSDRFFRSDPTNPYHDYIEQTYGTKVVTASVHINIGISDPELLMRACRLIRLEAPLFLALSASSPFLDGKATGYHSTRWRVFPHTPAHVPLFTSHAHHIQWVEEQLAAGTMQNVRHLWASVRPNGDRRPYDLNRLELRICDLVTDPIALLAIAALLEARILQLIENPDLDPLTQSTFSAEELISLTAANEIAAATSSLDAQLLHWQDGRTITARDWIAELYQEVWALAKQQGFGCFLSPLQKILREGNEAQQWLQLHAVGFSTRSTIIQAIRATREREIELEDKLCSPLVA; encoded by the coding sequence GTGCTACTGAAAGGCTTTGAGATAGAGATGTACACTGGTACACCTAGTGGTGAAATCGTCGGTCTCTCCGACAAGATTACCGCATCTATTGATGGATACGTGCGGGAACCAGACAGCAGAAATGTAGAATATATTACTTCGCCAAGCCATAATTACGACCAGTTATTGTGTGCCATACTGCGTCCCCGGCTAAAACTGCGAGAATATCTTCAGCAATTGGGCAATTATACCCTGATTCCAGGTAGTACCCTGTCTTTGGGTGGTAGCGATCGCTTTTTTCGCTCCGATCCTACAAACCCTTATCATGACTATATAGAACAAACCTACGGCACTAAAGTAGTCACTGCTAGCGTTCATATCAATATTGGGATCAGCGACCCCGAATTGTTAATGCGGGCATGTCGATTGATACGACTGGAAGCACCGTTGTTTCTTGCTCTCAGCGCCTCTTCTCCCTTCCTGGATGGCAAAGCCACCGGCTATCATTCCACCCGTTGGCGTGTATTCCCGCATACACCTGCCCACGTGCCATTGTTTACAAGTCACGCCCACCATATCCAATGGGTGGAAGAACAACTGGCAGCAGGAACCATGCAAAATGTTCGTCATTTGTGGGCATCGGTACGACCAAATGGCGATCGCCGTCCCTACGATTTAAATCGCTTGGAATTGCGAATTTGCGATTTAGTCACAGATCCCATTGCCTTGCTAGCGATTGCTGCTTTGCTAGAGGCACGTATTTTGCAACTAATAGAAAATCCCGACCTCGATCCCTTAACCCAAAGTACTTTCTCTGCTGAAGAACTGATCTCCTTGACTGCTGCCAATGAAATTGCAGCGGCTACTTCTAGTCTTGATGCCCAACTGTTGCATTGGCAAGATGGTAGAACCATTACCGCCAGAGATTGGATCGCGGAACTCTATCAAGAAGTTTGGGCGCTGGCCAAGCAACAAGGCTTTGGCTGTTTCCTTTCGCCTTTACAAAAAATTCTGCGTGAAGGCAACGAAGCCCAACAATGGTTACAACTACACGCTGTTGGTTTCAGTACTCGCAGCACTATTATCCAGGCGATTCGTGCCACACGGGAGCGTGAAATCGAACTAGAAGATAAGTTGTGTTCTCCCCTAGTGGCTTAA
- a CDS encoding tRNA (cytidine(34)-2'-O)-methyltransferase translates to MPQVVLVNPLIPPNTGNIARTCAATDTELHLIAPLGFEISDRYLKRAGLDYWPYVKLHYHESLEAFKALHQQRGGRWLGFSVAGSHNYASFQFQADDWLLFGSETTGLPPAVLAACDATLYIPMNQPKVRSLNLSVSVAVGLFEARRQLGYLH, encoded by the coding sequence ATGCCTCAGGTAGTTTTAGTAAACCCACTCATACCCCCCAATACAGGTAATATTGCTCGTACTTGTGCTGCAACGGATACAGAATTACATTTGATTGCACCTTTGGGGTTTGAAATTAGCGATCGCTATCTCAAAAGAGCTGGCTTAGATTACTGGCCTTATGTAAAACTGCACTACCACGAATCTTTAGAAGCATTTAAAGCCTTACATCAGCAGCGTGGAGGCAGGTGGTTGGGTTTTAGTGTTGCTGGCAGTCATAACTATGCTAGCTTTCAATTTCAAGCTGATGATTGGCTGTTGTTTGGCAGTGAAACTACTGGTTTGCCACCTGCGGTTCTCGCAGCTTGTGATGCTACTCTTTACATTCCGATGAATCAACCCAAGGTTCGCAGCTTGAATCTTTCAGTGAGTGTGGCAGTCGGCTTGTTTGAGGCACGCCGCCAGTTGGGTTATCTGCATTAG
- a CDS encoding peptidoglycan DD-metalloendopeptidase family protein — MKRALKKREKAVLENTQSEDVPVEQQNAVNPRIHRRVPTKAAMIGLAISMGATSLLVTRQSDQALAAEPVGNQNTASTIPAGDAEMKLAPKKINSESETAASSVNRSENAILLEPTAVSQVPGLSAKWQAVANRMSLPANAPVVVPTKPQAVNKLSISSANANTQTAREQLETVQKLSTTNEIASTQAISVAAQPQEDAGISSEVNAQLKAQQEFALYNLQRKSNRLRASLAELKSEETEELSKTTTHETQPIAVVATTPQNTQQSEISSDGSKASLVSRLKQRNIVNIPVTTPAVTPTPATPVVMPTPATPAVTSTTANYEVKPGDTLAAIAKANDTSVAELVKANHLTNPNQLQINQTLIIPAAEGSSSATKAPMAVNSTAFELSGVTKVANTSTNSIIADNSIPEIGALPANNQTQVNTESTSTDSAATANPQPILNADSTYGMGGDTPIPTAITEIQLAKKQDAAKVKSSKNSSNPRLRSLQAEIEKLRAKYRAQQSGNTVVAEDTNNSAAVPIPVSEPSNGAIPISVTKANAAAVPIPVPQPKGFDDSAQPIKPSFRATKPNNEPVNPEFLPNRNTKFSTPSTNTDAFQSLGIRRGTKVSPELPPLAAVDTYLPRPIEEITPTAKGYIWPAKGVLTSGYGRRWGRMHKGIDIANGIGTPINASSAGVVEKAGWNRGGYGNVVDIRHPDGSLTRYAHNSKILVRVGQQVEQGEIIAEMGNTGFSTGPHSHFEIHPSGKGAVNPMAFLPPRV; from the coding sequence TTGAAACGAGCATTAAAAAAGAGAGAGAAGGCTGTGCTAGAAAACACCCAAAGTGAGGATGTACCCGTGGAACAGCAGAACGCAGTTAATCCACGGATTCACCGCCGGGTACCAACAAAAGCTGCCATGATTGGCTTGGCAATCTCAATGGGAGCGACCAGCCTTTTGGTGACTCGACAAAGCGATCAAGCTCTTGCAGCGGAACCTGTAGGCAACCAAAACACAGCCTCAACAATTCCTGCTGGCGATGCGGAAATGAAACTTGCTCCTAAAAAAATTAATTCGGAGTCCGAGACAGCCGCGTCATCGGTGAACCGATCTGAAAATGCTATTTTGTTGGAGCCAACGGCAGTTTCACAGGTGCCAGGGCTTAGCGCAAAATGGCAGGCTGTAGCAAATAGAATGTCTTTGCCAGCTAATGCACCAGTTGTAGTACCAACCAAGCCGCAGGCAGTAAACAAACTCAGCATTTCTTCAGCAAATGCGAATACGCAAACAGCTAGAGAGCAGCTGGAGACTGTACAAAAACTCTCTACTACTAATGAAATTGCTAGCACTCAGGCTATATCTGTTGCTGCTCAGCCGCAAGAAGATGCAGGTATTAGCAGTGAAGTTAATGCTCAACTGAAGGCGCAGCAAGAATTTGCGCTCTACAACTTACAGCGAAAATCGAACCGCCTCAGAGCAAGTCTGGCGGAATTAAAATCTGAAGAGACCGAAGAATTATCAAAAACTACCACACACGAGACTCAACCGATAGCTGTGGTTGCAACAACGCCACAGAATACACAGCAGTCGGAAATTAGCAGCGATGGTAGTAAAGCTAGCCTCGTGTCAAGGTTAAAGCAAAGAAATATAGTAAATATACCAGTAACAACGCCAGCTGTAACGCCGACACCAGCAACGCCAGTTGTGATGCCGACACCAGCAACGCCAGCTGTAACATCAACGACCGCTAACTATGAGGTTAAGCCTGGAGATACGTTAGCAGCGATCGCGAAGGCCAATGATACTTCAGTTGCTGAACTAGTCAAGGCCAATCATCTTACCAATCCCAATCAACTGCAAATAAATCAAACACTGATTATTCCCGCAGCAGAAGGCAGTAGCAGTGCAACTAAAGCACCGATGGCGGTTAACTCTACAGCTTTTGAATTGAGCGGTGTCACTAAGGTAGCCAATACTAGCACCAATTCAATCATTGCCGATAACAGCATTCCTGAGATTGGGGCATTGCCTGCAAACAATCAAACTCAGGTTAATACAGAGTCAACTTCCACTGACTCAGCAGCTACTGCTAATCCCCAACCAATCCTCAATGCTGACAGCACCTACGGGATGGGTGGTGATACTCCAATTCCAACAGCTATTACAGAAATACAGTTAGCTAAAAAACAGGATGCTGCCAAAGTAAAAAGCAGTAAAAACAGCAGCAATCCACGTCTGCGTAGCTTACAAGCGGAAATCGAGAAATTACGGGCAAAATACCGCGCTCAGCAGTCTGGTAACACAGTTGTGGCAGAGGATACCAATAACAGTGCTGCCGTGCCAATTCCAGTTTCTGAACCGAGTAATGGAGCAATTCCAATCTCAGTTACTAAAGCTAATGCAGCAGCTGTGCCGATTCCCGTTCCGCAGCCAAAGGGATTTGATGACAGCGCTCAGCCAATTAAGCCTAGCTTCCGCGCTACTAAACCGAATAACGAACCAGTTAATCCAGAATTCCTTCCCAATCGCAACACTAAGTTTTCAACACCTTCTACAAATACAGATGCCTTTCAATCTCTTGGTATAAGACGAGGAACCAAGGTTTCTCCGGAATTACCACCTTTGGCAGCAGTTGATACATATCTGCCCAGACCGATTGAGGAAATTACACCTACAGCCAAAGGTTATATTTGGCCAGCTAAAGGTGTCCTCACTTCTGGCTATGGCAGGCGCTGGGGACGCATGCACAAAGGGATTGATATTGCCAACGGCATTGGTACACCTATTAATGCCTCATCTGCTGGCGTGGTTGAAAAAGCAGGTTGGAACAGAGGTGGCTATGGCAACGTTGTAGACATCCGCCATCCTGATGGCAGCCTGACTCGCTATGCTCATAACAGCAAGATTTTGGTGCGGGTAGGTCAACAAGTAGAGCAAGGTGAGATCATTGCTGAAATGGGTAACACTGGCTTCAGCACTGGCCCCCATAGCCACTTTGAAATTCATCCATCTGGCAAAGGCGCAGTCAACCCCATGGCCTTCTTGCCACCACGCGTGTAG
- the ppsA gene encoding phosphoenolpyruvate synthase: protein MATVIKETYSRTSEERSLVLWLDEVGIDDIPVVGGKNASLGEMIQRLVPKGINVPIGFATTAYAYRYFIQSAGLEEKLRKLLSDLDVDNVKNLRERGKKARSLLIHTPFPPELRDAIAQAYADLCKRYNADTDVAVRSSATAEDLPDASFAGQQETYLNVTTTEGVLAACHKCFASLFTDRAISYRHIKGFDHFSIALAVGVQKMVRSDLASSGVMFTIETETGFKDAALITAAYGLGENVVQGTVNPDEYYVFKPTLKTGFRPIIDKKLGSKELKMVYDDGSKFTKNVPVDPEEKNKFAITDDEILQLARWACLIEDHYSQVSGVYTPMDIEWAKDGITNELFVVQARPETVQSQKTQNVLRSYRLLGKDAQRENVSASSRPRVPVSLVTGRAVGSAISQGRVRVILDVSKIDQFQPGEVLVTDRTDPDWEPIMKKASAIITNSGGRTCHAAIIARELGVPAIVGCGNATEILKTGQEVTVSCAEGEEGRVYPGLLPFEVEEVALENLPRTRTQILMNVGNPQEAFSLSSIPNDGVGLARTEFIIANHIQTHPMALIQYDQIEDEFVKEKIAEITALYEDKPQYFVDKLAQGIGRIAAAFYPKPVIVRMSDFKSNEYANLLGGRQFEPKEENPMLGWRGAARYYDEGYREGFALECQAIKRVRDEMGLTNIIPMIPFCRTPDEGRLVLAEMAKNGLQQGRSQAKPGKDLQVYVMCELPNNVIMAEEFAEIFDGFSIGSNDLTQLTLGLDRDSALVARLFDERSQGVKRMVKMAIAAAKKHNRKIGICGQAPSDYPEFAQFLVEQGIDSISLNPDSVLKTMLEVAKVENSQ, encoded by the coding sequence ATGGCTACAGTAATTAAAGAAACTTATAGTCGAACCTCCGAAGAACGATCGCTCGTCCTCTGGTTAGATGAAGTAGGCATAGATGATATACCTGTGGTTGGTGGTAAAAACGCATCCTTAGGGGAAATGATTCAGCGGCTAGTACCCAAAGGTATAAACGTGCCAATTGGGTTCGCTACCACTGCTTATGCTTATCGTTATTTCATCCAATCAGCTGGATTAGAAGAAAAACTACGGAAACTATTGTCTGACTTAGATGTTGATAATGTCAAAAATTTACGCGAACGAGGTAAGAAAGCGCGATCGCTACTAATACACACGCCATTTCCACCAGAATTGCGAGATGCGATCGCTCAAGCCTACGCAGATCTGTGCAAGCGATACAATGCAGATACAGATGTGGCAGTTCGTTCCAGCGCTACCGCCGAAGATTTACCAGATGCTAGCTTTGCCGGACAACAGGAAACTTACCTGAACGTTACTACAACCGAGGGAGTTTTAGCAGCTTGTCACAAATGCTTTGCTTCCCTATTTACAGATCGCGCTATCTCTTATCGCCATATCAAAGGATTTGACCACTTTAGCATTGCCCTTGCCGTGGGTGTACAGAAAATGGTGCGTTCTGACTTAGCATCTTCTGGGGTAATGTTCACTATCGAAACGGAAACAGGTTTTAAAGATGCAGCATTAATTACAGCCGCCTATGGCTTAGGAGAAAACGTTGTCCAAGGAACCGTTAATCCAGATGAATATTATGTTTTTAAACCAACTTTAAAAACAGGATTTCGTCCGATTATTGATAAAAAATTGGGTAGTAAAGAATTAAAAATGGTCTATGATGACGGCTCTAAATTTACTAAAAACGTACCAGTTGATCCAGAAGAAAAAAACAAATTTGCCATCACCGATGACGAAATTTTACAACTAGCGCGATGGGCTTGCTTAATTGAAGACCATTATTCCCAAGTTAGCGGTGTATACACCCCGATGGACATCGAGTGGGCAAAAGACGGCATCACCAATGAATTGTTTGTCGTACAAGCGCGTCCAGAAACAGTGCAATCTCAGAAAACACAGAATGTGCTGCGGAGTTATCGCCTTTTGGGGAAAGACGCGCAGAGGGAAAATGTCTCCGCGTCTTCGCGTCCCCGTGTCCCCGTGTCCCTCGTCACCGGACGTGCTGTTGGTTCCGCAATAAGTCAAGGTAGAGTGCGAGTAATTTTAGATGTCAGCAAGATCGATCAATTCCAACCAGGGGAAGTATTGGTAACGGATAGAACCGATCCCGACTGGGAACCAATTATGAAAAAAGCGAGTGCGATTATTACAAACTCTGGTGGACGCACTTGTCACGCTGCTATTATTGCCCGAGAATTGGGCGTACCTGCAATTGTGGGGTGCGGTAATGCTACCGAAATTCTGAAAACTGGTCAAGAAGTGACGGTTTCTTGTGCGGAAGGAGAAGAGGGACGGGTTTATCCAGGATTGTTGCCTTTTGAAGTTGAAGAAGTGGCTTTGGAAAATTTGCCCCGTACCCGCACGCAAATTTTGATGAATGTGGGTAATCCCCAAGAAGCTTTTAGTCTATCTAGTATTCCTAACGACGGAGTAGGTTTGGCGCGGACAGAGTTTATCATTGCCAATCATATCCAAACCCATCCGATGGCATTGATTCAATATGACCAGATAGAGGACGAATTTGTTAAGGAAAAAATCGCGGAAATTACCGCACTATATGAGGACAAACCTCAGTATTTTGTTGATAAATTGGCTCAAGGTATAGGTAGAATTGCTGCGGCATTTTATCCTAAGCCAGTAATTGTCAGGATGTCAGATTTTAAGAGTAATGAATATGCGAATTTGCTAGGGGGAAGACAGTTTGAACCCAAAGAAGAAAACCCAATGCTGGGTTGGCGGGGGGCAGCGCGTTATTATGATGAAGGGTATCGCGAAGGTTTCGCCTTAGAGTGTCAAGCTATTAAGCGAGTTAGAGACGAGATGGGTTTAACAAACATCATCCCAATGATTCCATTCTGTCGCACTCCCGATGAGGGACGGTTAGTGTTGGCAGAAATGGCAAAAAATGGTCTTCAACAGGGTCGTTCCCAGGCAAAGCCAGGGAAAGACTTGCAAGTTTATGTGATGTGTGAGTTACCCAACAATGTCATAATGGCTGAAGAGTTTGCTGAGATTTTTGACGGTTTTTCGATAGGTTCTAATGACCTTACTCAGCTAACGCTCGGATTAGACAGAGATTCAGCGTTAGTGGCGCGCTTATTTGACGAGCGCAGTCAGGGAGTAAAACGAATGGTGAAAATGGCGATCGCCGCTGCGAAAAAACACAACCGCAAGATTGGTATTTGCGGGCAAGCACCCAGCGATTACCCAGAATTTGCCCAGTTTTTAGTAGAACAAGGCATTGACTCTATCAGTCTCAATCCTGATTCTGTGTTGAAGACCATGCTGGAAGTAGCAAAAGTAGAAAATAGTCAATAG